One Phaseolus vulgaris cultivar G19833 chromosome 11, P. vulgaris v2.0, whole genome shotgun sequence genomic window carries:
- the LOC137823641 gene encoding zinc finger CCCH domain-containing protein 30-like, giving the protein MKTLTVNTEDSFSSLLELASNNDIEAFKVLLEKDPAAINEVGFWYGRQNGSKQIVLEHRTPLMVAATYGSNDVLKLILMCPEADVNFACGANKTTALHCAASGGSANAVETVKLLLSAGADASCMDAFGNRPVDVTVVPPKLQEMKPVLEDLLSDSASDGFIGGSIGEFSVPVSVNSSSPGSPNGLPYSPLESPPSPVVAKFTEAAIGSFSEKKEYPIDPSLPDIKNSIYATDEFRMFSFKVRPCSRAYSHDWTECPFVHPGENARRRDPRKFHYSCVPCPDFRKGACRRGDMCEYAHGVFECWLHPAQYRTRLCKDGTSCNRRVCFFAHTAEELRPLYASTGSAVPSPRSSASGPNVMDMAAAMSLLPGSPSSVSSMSPSHFGQPMSPSANGMSLSSGAWAQPNVPALHLPGSNLQSSRLRSSLSARDIPPEDFNGMLDLDGHQHQHPLNDLSCYLQPRPGSGCVSRSGRSKTLTPANLEDLFSAEISSSPRYSDPAAASVFFPTHKSAVLNQFQQIQSMLSPINTNLLSPKSVDHPLLQASFGVSPSGRMSPRSLEPISPMSTRLSAFAQRERQQQQQLQLRSVSSRDLGANSPVSIVGSPVNAWSKWGSPNGKVDWSVNGDELGGQMRRSSSFELKHNGEEPDLSWVQSLVKESPPEMIKEKFGSPLPTAPSADGPNSNSQMESIDHSVLGAWLEQMQLDQLVV; this is encoded by the coding sequence ATGAAAACGCTAACAGTTAACACCGAAGATTCTTTTTCCAGCTTGCTAGAGCTTGCCTCTAACAATGATATTGAAGCTTTCAAGGTTCTTTTAGAGAAGGATCCTGCTGCAATCAACGAGGTTGGGTTCTGGTATGGGCGTCAAAACGGATCGAagcaaattgttcttgagcatcGAACCCCTTTGATGGTTGCTGCTACCTACGGCAGCAATGATGTTCTCAAGCTTATTCTGATGTGCCCTGAGGCGGACGTGAATTTTGCTTGTGGTGCGAATAAAACCACCGCCCTTCACTGTGCTGCTTCTGGTGGATCTGCCAATGCTGTTGAAACTGTGAAGCTGCTTTTATCCGCAGGTGCTGATGCGAGTTGCATGGATGCCTTTGGTAATCGCCCTGTAGATGTGACTGTGGTTCCTCCTAAGCTGCAAGAAATGAAACCTGTACTCGAGGATCTTCTATCGGATAGTGCTTCCGATGGGTTTATTGGTGGGTCAATTGGTGAATTCTCTGTTCCTGTGTCTGTTAATTCATCCAGCCCTGGTTCCCCGAATGGGTTGCCATACTCTCCGTTGGAGTCGCCACCATCTCCAGTGGTGGCAAAGTTTACTGAAGCAGCTATTGGCTCTTTTTCAGAGAAGAAGGAGTACCCCATTGATCCATCTCTGCCTGATATAAAGAACAGCATATACGCCACCGACGAGTTTCGGATGTTTTCCTTCAAGGTGAGGCCTTGTTCCCGTGCCTACTCCCATGATTGGACGGAGTGCCCATTTGTTCACCCTGGAGAAAATGCAAGGAGGAGAGACCCTAGGAAGTTCCATTACAGCTGTGTGCCGTGCCCTGATTTTAGGAAAGGGGCTTGCAGGCGTGGAGACATGTGTGAATATGCTCATGGGGTGTTTGAATGTTGGCTTCACCCAGCTCAGTATCGGACACGCCTTTGCAAAGATGGTACCAGTTGTAATCGAAGGGTGTGTTTTTTTGCTCACACTGCAGAGGAGCTGCGTCCACTCTACGCCTCCACTGGATCTGCCGTTCCTTCGCCACGATCATCGGCCTCCGGTCCTAATGTCATGGACATGGCTGCTGCGATGAGCCTTTTGCCGGGCTCGCCGTCGTCGGTCTCTTCCATGTCGCCATCCCACTTTGGGCAACCCATGTCCCCATCTGCAAATGGCATGTCACTTTCCTCTGGTGCTTGGGCACAGCCAAACGTGCCAGCTCTTCATTTACCAGGAAGCAATCTTCAATCCAGCCGATTGAGATCTTCCCTTAGTGCACGAGACATTCCACCCGAAGACTTCAATGGGATGCTTGATCTTGATGGTCACCAGCACCAGCACCCTTTGAATGACTTGAGCTGTTACTTACAGCCTCGCCCCGGTTCTGGTTGTGTGAGTCGTTCCGGCAGGTCCAAGACCCTAACTCCGGCAAATCTGGAAGACCTCTTTTCTGCTGAGATTTCATCTTCTCCCCGGTATTCGGATCCAGCAGCGGCGTCTGTGTTTTTCCCAACCCACAAATCAGCTGTTCTCAACCAGTTTCAACAGATACAGAGCATGTTATCACCGATTAATACTAATTTGCTTTCTCCCAAGAGTGTTGACCACCCTCTTTTACAGGCCTCCTTTGGTGTCTCTCCTTCTGGAAGGATGTCACCAAGAAGTTTGGAACCAATCTCTCCGATGAGCACACGCCTATCGGCGTTTGCTCAGCGCGAGagacagcagcagcagcagctaCAGCTGCGAAGTGTCAGTTCAAGGGACCTTGGTGCCAACAGTCCTGTCTCCATTGTTGGCTCCCCTGTAAACGCTTGGTCCAAATGGGGATCTCCCAACGGAAAAGTTGATTGGTCAGTAAATGGAGACGAGCTTGGTGGTCAGATGCGAAGATCATCCTCATTTGAGCTTAAGCACAACGGTGAAGAGCCTGATCTGTCATGGGTCCAGTCTCTGGTTAAGGAATCCCCACCTGAGATGATCAAGGAGAAGTTTGGTTCTCCTCTGCCTACAGCACCATCAGCGGATGGACCAAATTCTAACTCCCAAATGGAATCCATTGATCATTCCGTTTTAGGAGCCTGGCTTGAGCAAATGCAACTGGATCAGCTGGTAGTCTAG
- the LOC137823653 gene encoding protein DETOXIFICATION 43-like, translating to MENNNGTSHNNNKRIPFLVFFKDARLIFKLDALSREILGIAFPAALAVVADPIASLIDTTFIGHLGPVELAAAGVAIALFNQASRITIFPLVSITTSFVAEEDTIQNMNTKKTENDDTKLKQATVSKDHMVPDIENVEAPKQVTDESNNVVAKIVTGSMDTNNENGRFSLYKFSEKVMTKRKQKVGKKIIASASTALLFGTILGLLQTAILSFAAKPLLYAMGLKHDSPMLDPAEKYLRLRSIGSPAVLLSLAMQGIFRGFKDTTTPLYVIVSGYAFNVLLDPILIFYMKLGLKGAAMAHIISQYLMATTLLLLLMRRVHLLPPSMKDLQIFRFLKNGGLLLIRVVSVTFCMTLAASLAARLGPIPMAAFQPGLQIWLASSLLADGLAVAVQTILASSFAEKDYKKATAAATRTLQMTFVLGIGLSFAVAVGLYFGAGIFSKNVTVVQLIKISMPFVAATQPINALAFVFDGVNYGANDFAYSAYSLVLVSLISIPIEIFLFGSKQFIGIWIALTIYMILRMFVGIWRMGTGTGPWYYLRKGL from the exons ATGGAGAACAACAATGGCACTTCCCataacaacaacaaaagaaTTCCATTCTTGGTTTTCTTCAAAGATGCAAG ACTTATCTTCAAGCTGGATGCACTTTCTAGAGAGATACTGGGAATTGCATTCCCTGCTGCACTTGCTGTTGTTGCTGATCCCATTGCTTCTTTGATAGACACAACCTTCATTGGCCACTTGG GACCAGTAGAACTTGCTGCTGCTGGAGTTGCCATTGCTTTGTTCAACCAAGCTTCAAGAATCACCATATTTCCTCTTGTTAGTATTACAACTTCCTTTGTGGCTGAGGAAGATACCATCCAAAACATGAACACCAAAAAAACTGAAAATGATGACACTAAGCTCAAGCAAGCAACTGTGTCTAAGGATCATATGGTTCCAGATATAGAAAATGTTGAAGCTCCAAAACAAGTAACAGATGAATCAAACAATGTTGTAGCAAAGATTGTTACAGGGAGCATGGACACAAATAATGAAAATGGTAGGTTTTCTTTATATA AATTTTCAGAAAAAGTTATGACTAAGAGGAAGCAAAAAGTTGGGAAGAAGATAATTGCTTCTGCATCAACGGCCTTGCTTTTTGGAACAATCCTTGGCCTCCTTCAAACTGCAATCCTTTCATTTGCTGCAAAACCTCTTCTATATGCAATGGGTCTAAAACAT GATTCTCCAATGCTAGATCCAGCAGAGAAGTACCTAAGATTAAGATCAATTGGTTCTCCTGCTGTTCTTCTTTCCTTGGCCATGCAAGGAATCTTTAGAGGTTTCAAAGACACAACAACTCCTTTATATGTCATTG TTTCGGGATATGCTTTCAATGTTCTGTTGGACCCAATACTTATCTTTTATATGAAATTGGGCCTGAAAGGTGCAGCCATGGCCCATATCATCTCCCA GTATTTGATGGCAACCACCCTCCTTTTATTGTTAATGAGAAGAGTGCACCTCCTACCTCCAAGCATGAAGGATTTGCAGATTTTCAGATTTCTTAAAAATG GAGGTCTACTTTTGATAAGGGTAGTTTCAGTGACATTTTGTATGACCTTAGCTGCATCATTGGCAGCAAGGTTAGGTCCAATTCCCATGGCTGCATTTCAACCAGGCCTGCAAATCTGGTTGGCTTCATCCCTTCTTGCTGATGGTTTAGCTGTGGCTGTTCAG ACAATTCTTGCATCTTCATTTGCTGAGAAAGACTATAAGAAGGCTACTGCTGCTGCAACAAGAACACTGCAAATGACTTTTGTTTTGGGAATTGGACTCTCTTTTGCAGTTGCTGTTGGATTATACTTTGGAGCTGGAATATTTTCCAAAAATGTTACTGTTGTGCAACTCATCAAAATAAGCATGCCG TTTGTTGCAGCCACTCAACCAATCAATGCATTGGCCTTTGTCTTTGATGGAGTCAATTATGGAGCTAATGATTTTGCTTATTCTGCATATTCTTTG GTTTTGGTGTCACTAATAAGCATTCCCATAGAAATCTTTCTCTTTGGGAGCAAACAATTCATAGGAATATGGATTGCATTAACCATATACATGATTCTTCGTATGTTTGTTGGTATTTGGAG GATGGGAACTGGGACAGGACCATGGTACTATCTTAGAAAAGGACTATGA